The following is a genomic window from Candidatus Methanoperedens sp..
TGCTGGCATTTGGGGCATTCTGTTTTTATTTTACCTGATCCGTTTTCATTGATACGCCTGTAGAAATCCTGCAGGTAAGATAAATCTGATGCAAACAGGTTCTCGATCACCTTTGTATTTATTGCCTTTATATCTCCCAGCTTTGTGATAACTCTTGAAAATAATATCACAGTCAGATAAGCCGGGTTTGTCTGCACTCTTGCATCCTTTAAAGGAAGGATCTCATCAGCGGCGGTTGCAAGACGCATAATGCCTTTCTTATGGAGATTCCCATCCTCATCTACATACCCTTTCGGTAAGGTGAACTCAAATTCTGTCTGAAACGCCATAATGTTACCTGCTCATTTTTTCATTTGACCCGTTTAAATCCTTCGTGGACTATTTCAAGGGTTTCTATCGCAACTTCATTTCCCTTCCCGCTGAAATCAGGCGGATCATATTTGCTTGGCCATGCAGACTCGATATCCCACCGGGATTTATCTGACCCTGCTTCATCTATCAGGGTTATGGATATGTTTTTCCGTTCTTTTTCCGCCCCTGCGTCTATAACTCTCTGTCTCCATTGATACAGGTCCATCGAATCAGTAATACCCCATTTGAGGGTGATGTTCCCGTATTTTGTTAATCCCGACAGTTTCCGGAATCGCGGGGGCTCATTTCCTTCACGGTATTCAACAGGATCTGTTGTTGTGTCAGCAAAAGTACATTCGCTAAAACCTGCCTGTGAAATTCCATCTATCTCAACACGGAACCTGAACTGCCTGTACGGATCTTTCCTATCTCCAGTAGCCATATTTATCCTCCATAGTTTTATTATTTATTTTCATTTTTATTTTCATTTTTAACATCGTTACTCAGTAGCAGAAGAGCCTCCAGCCCATTGAGCGATACGGAATATTACGAACTCTGCGGGCTTGACAGGAGCGATGCCGATAATGCAGATCAGTCTTCCGTTATCTATATCGTCCTGCGTCATGGTAGTCCTGTCGCATTTGACAAAGAACGCTTCTTCAGGTTTTGTTCCCATGAGTGCGCCATCTCTCCATACGCGTGTGAGGAACTGGGTTATTGTTGCCCTGATCCTTGCCCAGAGTTTTTCGTCATTGGGTTCAAATACTACCCACTGTGTGCCTTCTTCTATGGATTCCTCTACAAAGATGAACAGGCGCCGGACATTTATATACTTCCAGAGAGCATCGCTTGATAGTGTCCGCGCTCCCCATATGCGTATCCCTCTTCCCGGAAATGCACGAATCACATTTACCCCGCGGGGATTAAGGATACCCTGTTCTCCTTTTGTTATCTGGAACTCAATATCCATTGCCCCGCGAACCACTTCATTTGCCGGGGCTTTATGTACGCCGCGTTCAACATCGCTGCGGGCATATATCCCTGCCATGTGACCTCCTGGCGGGATTAACTTACTCTTACTAGTCAGGGGATCAATGACCTTTATCCATGGATAATAGAACGCAGCATATTTTGTGTCAAAATTATCACGGGGCTTAATATTACCTACATTACTGCTCCCGTCATCAGTATCTATGATAGCGAAACGATCCTTCAGTTCTTCACAGTGGCTTATGAGAGCCGAAACAAGACCTGATACCGAATTTGCATCGGGAGAATAAACAATGGAAATTTCATCTATCTCTTTAAAAGCCGTTAATCCTTTTCTGCTGCCAGGAATATTATCTTCATTCGAGTCGCGCAAATAATCATCTATACCCAGGGCAGTCCCATCAAGATCAGTTCCTCCCAGGGGTGTTACCGCAACCGGGCCATTTGGCAAATTCCCGGAATCACCAGCCTGGCTGGAAATGGTAATCAAACTGGATATCCCGTTAATCTTTTTATCATAGTGGTCAGGCGAAGCATGATCTATTGACAGGTTGTCATAAAATTCGACCTGTGCAGGCTGAGGCTTTGATTTTTTATCTGTTTCCGGATCGAACAAAGTCGATGGGACCGCATCTTTCCAGTAGAATACAGAAAGTTTGAACAATGGTTTTGCTGCCGTATTATCTGTTCCTGTTCCCACTTTGACAACTATCCTTTTTCCCCACTCGCCTTCCCCGATCGCATCTATTGTCAGCGCATTTGCGCCTGCGCTGGTAAGTTTAAGGGATGCTTTTGCGGCATCATTTGCAGCCACTCTCCCTATAAAGCATCGCTGGCCCCCGTTCATAAAAAAACCATCTACGGCATAGGGTAGATATGAACCTGCGATATAGCTTCCATACATTCTCTGGAATTGGAGCCAATTTGTGACCAGTTGGGGAGTGGTGGGTCCGCGTTCGGTTATCCCGAGGAATCCAGCTGTACTTGTGCTGACCCCTTCTATCGGTTTTGCTCCTATCTCAAATTCTTCTACATATACACCCGGTGTTAAATATTCTGGCATTATATATCCTCCTTCTAATATTTATTATATATTTTAAAATTTAAATTTATTATTAAGATCTGTCTGGTTTCCGCAATTCTATTCTACAACACTTTTGCAACTTGTCTATACCTCTCTGGTTATTGACATTCAAACCTCCTTTTTATAAATTTAAATATTTATTATGGAAAAGCTATTTTCCCCAGCGATACGGTTTTTCCTTCATCTAAATTTGTTTTTACTGTTTTTGATTTTCCGTCTTTCTTAAATTCAATCGTAATTTTTTTATTTTTGACATCCTTGAAATACAGGACGAATTCCCCATTAGCATCAGAAATAGTTTCTATTTCAGGCTTTACTGCTTTAATATTTACATTTGCGGTCAGGTTCATATCGGGATTAGACAACAATCCCCTGGCAAGGGTTGCATTAGCCGGGAAAGGATAGGATGGCAGGGGTTTAAGTAATATTTCAAGGACAGGATTTTTTGGATCAAGAAGAGAGGGATTCACGGTCAATTCCCGGGAATAGTATATTTTTGATTTTACGCTAACTGTATTATTACCAGCAGGCATATCCGTAAAAATATAATACCCACCGGGATTTTTTATCGCTTTTTGATTTTCTTCCCCGTACATCACTTCTATATAACCGATCGGCTCTTCTCCGGTGTAATCATCCTTAAGACGGATTGCAAGAGAAAGGCGTGTGATAATGATATCGCCTTTATAGGAAACAAATGTATCCGTAATATAAGGCTGGACAGGAAGCATTTATTCATGTCTCCTTTTTAAAACCATTTCATTATATCCGGTTTCCTTTGAAACTACCCTCTGTATGCTTATTTCATGTTGAGAGCCTATCCTGACAGGTGATACAAGATAACATGCTGTGGGCTTGAAAGGTTTGCCCTGGAAAGTGCTCCATATTTTGGTCATATCATCGATGTTTAAATTCTCAATTGTAATGCGCAGTTCTTCATTCCCGGATTTCAGGCTGCCTTTTAAAACTGAACCGGAAAGGATGGCATTATCATAAAAAACCTGCATTGCCCTGCCCAGTAACAAATGTGCCTCCAGTGTTTTCTCGGTATTTTCCTGGGAAGGGTGCGCAGTCAACATATAGGACAGGTCAAGGGCAAGAGGCGGGAATCTCATGGTTTTTGGTCCTGCCTGCTGCATTTCCTGGTTCTTCAAATGAATATTATCCTGGATCCTGTACAGGAACAGGGATATCCTGGTGTCGCTCTTGATCTCACCCGGAGAGCCCAGCACAATAGAACCATCAGGTAGATCTTTCATATTGTCAATTAATAAGCTTATTAAGGTATTCCCCACGTCTTTAATCGCTGTATTGTCTGCCATTATCGGTTTCCTGTGATTGGTTTAAGTTAATATCTTATAATATTCCCCGAAATCTTCCTTTGTGCACAGCTTTCCTATTTTCTGGAATTCCCTTTGTGTTCCCTTTATGATATGTTCCATCTTTATGACACCACAATCATCTGCTGCAAGGAAAGCCGCTGAGAGCGCAATATTTTTCATATTCCCGCCTGTGATCTTGAACATGGACAGGAAGCTGTAATCAATATTATCTGCCAGCGGTGTCTTTCCGGGGAAAATATTCCTCCATATCTTTTCTCTCAGTTTCTCATCGGGAGATGGGAAATTAATTTTGAAGTGCAACCTGCGCAGGAACGCCTCATCTATATTATTGCTGAAATTCGAAGCCAGGATCACTATCCCTTCATATTCTTCCATTTTCTGCAGGAGATAATTTATCTCGATGTTTGCATACCTGTCGTGTGAATCCCTGACTTCCGACCTCTTCCCGAAAAGGGCATCAGCCTCATCAAAGAAGATGATAGCATTGGTTGTTTCTGCCTCTTTGAAGATCCTGCTAAGATTCTTTTCGGTTTCACCTATATACTTACTTACTACATTTGAGAGGTCAATTTTATAAAGATCAAGTTTAACTTCATTGGCAATAATGCCTGCCACCATGGTTTTACCAGTTCCGGACGGACCGGAAAAAAGGACATTCAATCCTTTTCCGAGGGATAATTTTTTATCAAATCCCCATTCTGCATATATTGTTCCTTTATATTTTATATAACCGCACACTTCATTTAATTGCTTCTTCGTATCATCAGGAAGAAAAATATCATCCCAAGTATTGGTAGACTCGATCTTCCTGGCAAATGATATGAGCTTCTTATTGGATTGTGCCCTGCAGCCTTCAAAAAGGTCTTCTGTTGAGAGTTTTGAACCTTTGTTTTTTGCTATTGAAATATTCTGTGACGCTGTTATTGCATCTTTTATCAGGCCGCCGCTAAAGTTGAACTTGCCTGCAAGAGCGCCAATATCAACATCATTCGAAATATTCCCATTCATTAATGATTTCCATAACTCTTTGCGATGCAAATAAGAAGGCATCTTAAATCCAAAGCTTATAAATCCACGGTCTTTCAATATGCTGCCCAGTTCAATGTCAGCTTCTCCGGATAATATTATCCAGCCAGGATACCGGTCTAATTCCCGGATAATATATTTAGCCGCATTTCCTGCATTTTCATCGCTAAATAATGAATCAAAATCTTCAAGATACAACAGCGAATCCTGCAAAAGCGCTTCACGAATGATTATTTCCCGGATTTCGAACGATTCATTTTTTAAAAGTGTTTTTGAATCAACCACGAACAAAGACACGCCAAGTTCCTTTGAAATTGCCTCAGCAGCCATCTTTTTTCCTGTACCGTAAGGTCCCCGGAAATATAATACCGGAGGATTTTTATTAGAATATTTTTTTACCAGTCCGGCTATTGGCCGGGTTATCTCATCTGCAAGTATCAGTTCACTCAAAGTCCTCCTGGGTTTTACCAGGAATGAGTGGCGCTTTATCCTGTGGTCGATCTCGTTTGTACCCAGGAGAAAGTCGATTATTTTATCGTCTGTCCTTACGGATCTGGATAATAGTAACTGTGAGCTGTCTTCATTTGAGAAATAGATTAACCTGTTACTCAAAAGTGTTGAACTGTTTGAAAAATATTCTCTTGCCCTGATCCTGTCTCTGATCGAAGAATACAGGAGCCTGATAATAAGATCCACTGTCGGGCGCTTTTTAGTAACATCGTTTTGAAGGTAGGAATAAAGCTTCTCATATCGCAGATCAAGTTCCGGGGCAAGACATATAAGGAGCACATTCTCCTCAAAGGGTGAAAGATGAAATATTTTTGATAAAGCAGGAAGAAGCAATTTCTTATTTTGTTTTATGCTCTCATTTTTCTTGGCAATTATTTCCTTTGTTATTGTTTCTATTTTTTCGGTCCAGTGATCTGTGCTTTCATCAGTCTTTTTTTGATGGACTGGGGTTTGAAGAATTGAATTTACTTCATCTTCCGAAATGAACAAACCACGAAAATCATCTATCCCATAGTTGCTTTCTGACCTAGATTTATCAAGGCTTTTATGTAATAAAAGGTCAATTCTTTTAAGCTCATCAAGAAGATACTCGATGTTAGTTTCATAAACATTCATATGCTTCACCGGGAAAATTATCATATGACATTATAAAATGCTTTAATAATTATTTCATTATCCGTGAGATTTCCTGTGCTCTTTAATTTATCAACTTCAAGAAGAAATTTTTCAGTTTTCTCGATTTCAAAATTATTCTTTTTGGCAAATGCCATCGAAAGCATTTTCAGTTCGATCTTTGAAGAATATTTTTTTGATTGCTTCTGGTCTATAAAATTAAATATATGACCGCATTTTTTGTGACCTATTGTTGGAGTTGACGGGTTTGCTGATGTTTTTATGTAATCCTTAAACGTATTCCCGTCTATGATTTCTCCGCACTCGCATAATATCATGTTATCCAACCACCGATTTTTCAAAATATTTTCCAATATGCTAGAGGTTTCATCGCAGATTAGCTCGCCCCTTATCAGTATTCATGACCACACATCATATTCATATAGATACTTATCATGAATACGTACATCATGTACATGTAGATACTCATATATAAATGTTCTGAATGTTAAATTTAGAATGGATTATTTCAATTCGTTTTATGACAGGAATAAAAAATACCTTATGCGGCTGCCGGGATTTGAACACGGGTTAGAGGCTGTTTCCTGATTTTTGCAGTGCCTGCAAAAGCTCTTGGGAAGCCCCTGTCATAGCCGCTAGACCACAGCCGCATTATGAACCGATTTTCAAGGTATTGGTTCAAACCTAATACATTGTTATTGTTTATTTAACTTTTTGTCAGGATACAATTTCGGATCACATACCTGGCCTTGATCTTAACCATTCGTTAATGATTTCTTCAAGTTTTCCATCCACTTCCTCGATCGTGTATCTGACCCGGATAACAGGTTTATTAAGCTTTAACAGCCTGCCAAGGTCTATGGGCGTCCCTGCTATGACTATATCGCAATCCGAAGCATTGATCGTATCTTCCAGTTCTTTGATCTGGTCGCTGCCGTACCCCATAGCAGGAAGCACAGCGCCAATATGCGGGAAATCCTGGAAAACATTATGGATAGAACCTGCAGCATACGGACGGGGGTCGATGATCTCTTTTGCCCCGAATTTTTTTGCAGCAATTATACCTGCACCATATGACATTCCCCCGTGGGTGAGCGTGGGGCCGTCTTCCACGACAATAACCCGCTTCTGTTTGATCGCTTCCGGGTCTTTGACCGTTATAACAGACCTGGCTTTTATGATCCTTGCATTATTATTTATGGATCTTACATTCCTGATCACTGTTTCTACATCTTCTTTCCGGGCTGAATCCACTTTATTAACGATCACTACATCTGCGAGGCGAACATTCACTTCCCCCGGATAATAAGTGAGTTCATGTCCCGGCCTGTGCGGATCAGCAATAACGATATGAAGGTCGGGTTTGAAAAATGGGATGTCATTATTCCCGCCATCCCATATGATAATATCAGCTTCATCCCGGGCAGCTTCAAGGATTTTCTGGAAATCAACTCCGCTATAAACAACGGTTCCGCAGCAGATATAGGGTTCATATTCTTCCCTTTCTTCTATTGTGCATTCGTTCTTCACGCAATCTTCCATTGATGCAAATCTCTGGCACTCCTGTTTCAAAAGGTCGCCATACGGCATCGGATGGCGCACAACCACTGCCCTGATACCTTTTTCCCTGAGTATATCCACCAGTTTCTGCGAAGTGGGGCTCTTACCCGAACCTGTCCTGACCGCGCATACCGAGATAATCGGTTTTTTTGAAATTAGCATCGTGCTTTTTGTTCCCATCAGCCGAAAATCCGCACCTGCTGCAAGGACAAGAGAAGCTTTTTGCATGACTGTCTCATGAGAGAGGTCTGAATATGCAAGTATAACCTGGTCTATGCTATTCTCTTTAATGAGCTGTGCCAGTTTGTCTTCGGGATATATGGGTATGT
Proteins encoded in this region:
- a CDS encoding phage tail assembly protein, whose product is MMAFQTEFEFTLPKGYVDEDGNLHKKGIMRLATAADEILPLKDARVQTNPAYLTVILFSRVITKLGDIKAINTKVIENLFASDLSYLQDFYRRINENGSGKIKTECPKCQHQFEFEVESRGE
- a CDS encoding phage tail protein — encoded protein: MATGDRKDPYRQFRFRVEIDGISQAGFSECTFADTTTDPVEYREGNEPPRFRKLSGLTKYGNITLKWGITDSMDLYQWRQRVIDAGAEKERKNISITLIDEAGSDKSRWDIESAWPSKYDPPDFSGKGNEVAIETLEIVHEGFKRVK
- a CDS encoding phage tail sheath family protein; protein product: MPEYLTPGVYVEEFEIGAKPIEGVSTSTAGFLGITERGPTTPQLVTNWLQFQRMYGSYIAGSYLPYAVDGFFMNGGQRCFIGRVAANDAAKASLKLTSAGANALTIDAIGEGEWGKRIVVKVGTGTDNTAAKPLFKLSVFYWKDAVPSTLFDPETDKKSKPQPAQVEFYDNLSIDHASPDHYDKKINGISSLITISSQAGDSGNLPNGPVAVTPLGGTDLDGTALGIDDYLRDSNEDNIPGSRKGLTAFKEIDEISIVYSPDANSVSGLVSALISHCEELKDRFAIIDTDDGSSNVGNIKPRDNFDTKYAAFYYPWIKVIDPLTSKSKLIPPGGHMAGIYARSDVERGVHKAPANEVVRGAMDIEFQITKGEQGILNPRGVNVIRAFPGRGIRIWGARTLSSDALWKYINVRRLFIFVEESIEEGTQWVVFEPNDEKLWARIRATITQFLTRVWRDGALMGTKPEEAFFVKCDRTTMTQDDIDNGRLICIIGIAPVKPAEFVIFRIAQWAGGSSATE
- a CDS encoding DUF4255 domain-containing protein; this encodes MADNTAIKDVGNTLISLLIDNMKDLPDGSIVLGSPGEIKSDTRISLFLYRIQDNIHLKNQEMQQAGPKTMRFPPLALDLSYMLTAHPSQENTEKTLEAHLLLGRAMQVFYDNAILSGSVLKGSLKSGNEELRITIENLNIDDMTKIWSTFQGKPFKPTACYLVSPVRIGSQHEISIQRVVSKETGYNEMVLKRRHE
- a CDS encoding ATP-binding protein, translated to MIIFPVKHMNVYETNIEYLLDELKRIDLLLHKSLDKSRSESNYGIDDFRGLFISEDEVNSILQTPVHQKKTDESTDHWTEKIETITKEIIAKKNESIKQNKKLLLPALSKIFHLSPFEENVLLICLAPELDLRYEKLYSYLQNDVTKKRPTVDLIIRLLYSSIRDRIRAREYFSNSSTLLSNRLIYFSNEDSSQLLLSRSVRTDDKIIDFLLGTNEIDHRIKRHSFLVKPRRTLSELILADEITRPIAGLVKKYSNKNPPVLYFRGPYGTGKKMAAEAISKELGVSLFVVDSKTLLKNESFEIREIIIREALLQDSLLYLEDFDSLFSDENAGNAAKYIIRELDRYPGWIILSGEADIELGSILKDRGFISFGFKMPSYLHRKELWKSLMNGNISNDVDIGALAGKFNFSGGLIKDAITASQNISIAKNKGSKLSTEDLFEGCRAQSNKKLISFARKIESTNTWDDIFLPDDTKKQLNEVCGYIKYKGTIYAEWGFDKKLSLGKGLNVLFSGPSGTGKTMVAGIIANEVKLDLYKIDLSNVVSKYIGETEKNLSRIFKEAETTNAIIFFDEADALFGKRSEVRDSHDRYANIEINYLLQKMEEYEGIVILASNFSNNIDEAFLRRLHFKINFPSPDEKLREKIWRNIFPGKTPLADNIDYSFLSMFKITGGNMKNIALSAAFLAADDCGVIKMEHIIKGTQREFQKIGKLCTKEDFGEYYKILT
- a CDS encoding GTPase, which gives rise to MRTKVIIMGAAGRDFHNFNVFFRDNSDYEVVAFTAAQIPGISGRSYPRQLAGRLYGKDIPIYPEDKLAQLIKENSIDQVILAYSDLSHETVMQKASLVLAAGADFRLMGTKSTMLISKKPIISVCAVRTGSGKSPTSQKLVDILREKGIRAVVVRHPMPYGDLLKQECQRFASMEDCVKNECTIEEREEYEPYICCGTVVYSGVDFQKILEAARDEADIIIWDGGNNDIPFFKPDLHIVIADPHRPGHELTYYPGEVNVRLADVVIVNKVDSARKEDVETVIRNVRSINNNARIIKARSVITVKDPEAIKQKRVIVVEDGPTLTHGGMSYGAGIIAAKKFGAKEIIDPRPYAAGSIHNVFQDFPHIGAVLPAMGYGSDQIKELEDTINASDCDIVIAGTPIDLGRLLKLNKPVIRVRYTIEEVDGKLEEIINEWLRSRPGM